Proteins encoded by one window of Clostridium perfringens:
- a CDS encoding YtxH domain-containing protein, with amino-acid sequence MSLAKLIDEKRKAKARAERNKKAKVAVTGAAVGTLAGVLGGLLFAPKSGKETRNDIKEGSKKAAQKLNDKSVELKENLNTQVAKGKENISDAKSKIKEYLNSKKCKNIEEAVEENLNVPVEVADEATSLETEEVKESN; translated from the coding sequence ATGAGTTTAGCAAAATTAATAGACGAAAAAAGAAAAGCTAAAGCTAGAGCTGAAAGAAATAAAAAAGCTAAAGTTGCTGTAACTGGAGCTGCCGTTGGTACATTAGCAGGAGTATTAGGTGGTTTACTATTTGCTCCTAAATCTGGAAAAGAAACAAGAAATGATATAAAAGAGGGTTCAAAAAAGGCTGCTCAAAAATTAAATGATAAAAGTGTTGAGTTAAAAGAAAATTTAAATACACAAGTTGCAAAAGGAAAAGAAAATATTTCTGATGCAAAAAGTAAAATAAAAGAATATCTTAATAGTAAGAAATGTAAAAACATTGAAGAGGCTGTAGAAGAAAACTTAAATGTTCCTGTTGAGGTTGCAGATGAAGCTACTTCTTTAGAAACTGAAGAAGTTAAAGAATCTAACTAA
- a CDS encoding nitrite/sulfite reductase domain-containing protein, with protein MDGIGIGIPKMVSGTHYGNLQKVRGGKRTFGITPHIPGGFITPEQLEKIAKVTKKYNGVIKITSGQRLLITNLKGEDLPEIWDELGMEPAVKKQNSVKNVEMCPAGFCKRSKFNTIGTGMKLLNKYKHMDMPCRTKIGVAGCRNACGSVYSKDVGVIADKTGFLVTAGGSAGHNPRMADILIKDVDEKEALRIVDKIFEVYKGEAEAGEKLGDFIDRIGIEVFKEKTLA; from the coding sequence ATGGATGGTATAGGAATCGGAATACCTAAGATGGTTAGCGGAACTCATTATGGAAACTTACAAAAGGTTAGAGGGGGAAAAAGAACTTTTGGAATAACTCCTCATATTCCAGGAGGATTTATTACTCCAGAGCAATTAGAAAAAATTGCAAAGGTAACTAAAAAGTATAATGGGGTAATTAAAATTACATCAGGTCAAAGGCTCTTAATAACAAATCTTAAGGGAGAAGATTTGCCTGAAATATGGGATGAACTAGGAATGGAGCCTGCTGTTAAAAAACAAAACTCAGTAAAAAATGTGGAAATGTGTCCAGCTGGTTTTTGTAAGAGATCAAAGTTTAATACTATAGGAACAGGGATGAAATTATTAAATAAATATAAGCATATGGATATGCCATGTAGAACTAAAATCGGAGTAGCAGGCTGTAGAAATGCTTGTGGAAGTGTTTATTCAAAGGATGTTGGAGTTATAGCTGATAAAACAGGATTTTTAGTAACTGCAGGAGGGTCAGCAGGTCATAATCCAAGAATGGCAGATATACTTATAAAGGATGTAGATGAAAAGGAAGCTTTAAGAATAGTTGATAAAATCTTTGAGGTTTATAAAGGGGAAGCTGAGGCTGGAGAAAAATTAGGAGATTTTATTGATAGAATAGGAATTGAAGTATTTAAAGAGAAAACCTTAGCATAA
- a CDS encoding ABC-2 transporter permease — MKELLKLDFFIQKKYIKSSIIVFLFLGITFALTQGMNYLYTMGTFIVFYLTIIPIEVERKSKFNIYLNSLPNKKSNYIYSKYLSTLIYIIVVNLFLYLFCTILGVISGSDFTLTLRAILPNIIVQLFYVSLTLPVYMIISHKFYRVVNIIFTILIMMISSILFNSLENENLQVLFNITNGVYGLAFGILALIISLIVSLNIYKKSEVS; from the coding sequence ATGAAAGAATTACTTAAGTTAGATTTTTTTATACAAAAGAAATATATCAAGAGTTCAATTATTGTGTTTCTTTTTTTAGGCATTACTTTTGCGTTAACTCAAGGAATGAATTATTTATATACTATGGGAACTTTTATTGTATTTTATCTGACGATAATACCAATTGAAGTTGAAAGAAAAAGTAAATTTAATATTTACTTAAATTCTTTACCAAATAAAAAATCAAATTATATTTATAGCAAATATCTATCAACATTAATTTATATTATAGTAGTTAATTTATTTTTATATTTATTCTGTACTATTTTAGGAGTAATTTCAGGAAGTGATTTTACATTAACATTAAGAGCAATTCTTCCAAATATAATAGTTCAACTATTTTATGTATCACTGACTTTACCAGTATATATGATTATAAGTCATAAATTTTATAGAGTGGTTAATATAATATTTACTATTTTAATAATGATGATTAGTTCAATATTATTTAATTCTCTTGAAAATGAAAATTTACAAGTATTATTTAATATTACTAATGGAGTTTATGGTTTAGCATTTGGAATACTGGCTCTAATAATATCATTAATAGTGTCTCTAAATATTTATAAAAAAAGTGAGGTGAGTTAA
- a CDS encoding hemolysin family protein, which translates to MDPSPSILPKIILILVLILINAFFAAAEMAMVSVNKSKIKMLAEKGNKKALLLKKVLKSPGNFLSTIQIGITFAGFFASASAATSISETLAQFMYKLNIPYGNEISVILITVLLSYITLVFGELLPKRIALQKPEEIALMAIRPINVISKISTPFVKILSASTNLFIKILGLNKSEDKETVSKDEIKSMISIGQESGVIDKTEKDMLDNIFEFDHKVVKEVMTPRGEVFAIKSTTPNETIAKKLISEQFSRVPVYNETRDNIVGILYLKDFFEAVVKVGVDNIKLDQLIRPAYFVLENKAIDDLFKELQDSKQHMAVIIDEYGGFSGIVTIEDLIEEVMGDILDEYDDSENYIDKIDNNTYVVDGLLTLDKLNDYLNLNLESQNIETIGGFVVNLIGNIPQSENQMVEYDNLSFQVCKTNKKRIEKLKIYLNNSTSFNSDVILNN; encoded by the coding sequence ATGGACCCGAGTCCCAGTATTTTACCAAAAATTATTCTAATATTAGTTCTTATCTTAATTAATGCGTTCTTTGCAGCTGCAGAGATGGCAATGGTATCTGTAAATAAATCTAAGATAAAGATGCTTGCAGAGAAAGGGAACAAAAAAGCCCTTTTATTAAAAAAGGTTTTAAAATCACCTGGCAACTTTTTATCTACTATTCAAATAGGAATAACATTTGCAGGATTTTTTGCCAGTGCATCAGCAGCCACTAGCATTTCAGAAACTCTAGCGCAATTCATGTACAAGCTAAATATTCCTTATGGTAATGAGATATCAGTTATACTTATAACTGTGCTTTTGTCTTATATAACTTTAGTTTTTGGAGAATTACTTCCAAAGAGAATTGCATTACAAAAGCCAGAAGAAATTGCTTTAATGGCTATAAGACCAATCAATGTTATTTCTAAAATATCAACACCATTTGTAAAGATTCTTTCAGCTTCAACAAACTTATTTATAAAAATATTAGGTTTAAATAAGTCTGAAGATAAAGAAACTGTATCTAAGGATGAAATAAAATCCATGATAAGTATTGGACAAGAGAGTGGTGTAATCGATAAAACTGAAAAGGATATGTTAGATAATATATTTGAATTTGATCATAAAGTTGTTAAAGAAGTTATGACTCCTAGGGGAGAAGTCTTTGCTATAAAATCAACAACTCCAAATGAAACAATTGCTAAGAAACTTATAAGTGAGCAATTTTCAAGAGTTCCTGTTTATAATGAAACTAGGGATAATATAGTAGGAATACTTTATTTAAAAGACTTCTTTGAAGCCGTTGTAAAGGTTGGAGTAGATAACATTAAATTAGATCAATTAATACGTCCAGCTTACTTTGTTCTTGAAAATAAAGCTATAGATGATTTATTTAAAGAGCTTCAAGATAGTAAGCAACATATGGCTGTAATAATAGATGAATATGGTGGTTTTTCTGGAATTGTTACTATAGAAGACTTAATTGAAGAAGTTATGGGTGATATATTAGATGAGTATGACGATTCAGAAAACTATATAGATAAAATAGATAATAATACCTATGTAGTTGATGGTTTATTAACATTAGATAAGTTAAATGATTATTTAAACCTAAATCTTGAAAGTCAAAATATAGAGACTATTGGTGGTTTTGTTGTTAACTTAATAGGAAATATTCCGCAAAGTGAAAATCAAATGGTTGAATATGACAATCTTTCTTTCCAAGTTTGTAAAACAAATAAGAAGAGAATTGAAAAACTAAAAATTTATTTAAATAATTCAACTAGTTTCAATTCAGATGTTATATTAAACAATTAA
- a CDS encoding ABC transporter ATP-binding protein — MENVLEIKNISKNYKGFSLKDVSFNIPKGFVMGLIGPNGAGKTTTIKAIMNLINLDSGEIYIFGEDIKKNEISIKDRIGFVYDDCCAFEDFTIKENKKIISKFYSKWDEEKFKYYLEKFELNENKKLKQLSKGQKMRFSLALALSHKAEFLILDEPTSGLDPVFRSELLDILFEIIGEEEVSILYSTHITTDLEKLADYITFLNKGKVEFSLEKDLLLEEYFLVKGPLDILNKDLEKELIGLRKTRYNFEGLTNNMRKLKELFGEKIIFEKATLDDIVVYYSKKDVK; from the coding sequence ATGGAAAATGTACTTGAAATAAAAAATATAAGTAAAAATTATAAAGGATTTTCTTTGAAAGATGTAAGCTTTAATATTCCTAAAGGTTTTGTAATGGGATTAATAGGGCCAAATGGAGCAGGAAAGACTACAACAATAAAAGCCATAATGAATTTAATAAATTTAGATAGTGGAGAAATATATATTTTTGGTGAAGACATAAAGAAAAATGAAATATCAATAAAAGATAGAATTGGATTTGTTTATGATGATTGTTGTGCTTTTGAAGATTTTACAATAAAAGAAAATAAAAAAATAATATCTAAATTTTATTCAAAATGGGATGAAGAAAAATTTAAGTATTATCTTGAAAAATTTGAGTTAAATGAAAATAAAAAGCTAAAACAATTATCAAAGGGACAAAAAATGAGGTTTTCATTGGCATTAGCTTTATCTCATAAGGCAGAATTTTTAATATTAGATGAGCCAACATCAGGCTTAGATCCTGTTTTTAGAAGTGAACTTTTAGATATTTTATTTGAAATAATAGGTGAGGAAGAAGTATCAATACTTTATTCAACTCACATAACAACGGATCTTGAAAAATTAGCTGATTATATAACCTTTTTAAACAAAGGAAAAGTTGAATTTTCCTTAGAAAAAGACTTGTTATTAGAAGAATACTTTTTAGTTAAAGGGCCTTTAGATATTTTAAATAAGGATTTAGAAAAAGAATTAATAGGATTAAGAAAAACAAGATATAACTTTGAAGGACTAACTAACAATATGAGAAAATTAAAAGAACTTTTCGGTGAAAAAATTATTTTTGAAAAGGCTACTTTAGATGATATAGTTGTTTATTATTCTAAAAAGGATGTGAAGTAG
- a CDS encoding GNAT family N-acetyltransferase has translation MESKENSKKSSEAKNKLEKIYSTSLPDGYRFTDFRIGDENNWAYIQYSAGVFKDYQLAIRMIFKEENSLKGNFKNRCVFLENENGERIGTIMIVPSLSEEAGVQEIKYLALLPKYQEQGLGKLLISKAYKMVDDVEGATRINLEAYNDKSIVLFENLGFERS, from the coding sequence ATGGAGAGTAAAGAAAATAGTAAAAAGTCTTCAGAAGCAAAGAATAAACTAGAAAAAATTTATAGTACTTCCCTGCCTGATGGATATAGATTTACTGATTTTAGAATTGGTGATGAGAACAACTGGGCATATATTCAGTATTCAGCAGGTGTTTTTAAAGATTATCAATTAGCAATTAGAATGATTTTTAAAGAGGAAAATAGCTTAAAAGGAAATTTTAAAAATCGTTGCGTATTTCTTGAAAATGAAAATGGAGAGAGAATTGGAACCATAATGATTGTTCCAAGCCTTTCAGAGGAAGCGGGAGTTCAAGAAATTAAATATTTAGCACTTCTTCCTAAATATCAAGAGCAGGGTTTAGGCAAACTTCTTATATCAAAGGCATATAAAATGGTTGATGATGTAGAAGGAGCTACTAGAATTAATTTAGAAGCTTATAATGATAAATCTATAGTTCTTTTTGAGAATTTAGGGTTTGAAAGATCATGA
- a CDS encoding Fe(3+) ABC transporter substrate-binding protein: MLKRKKLLALTLTALVSMGVLAGCGQKNQEAKGEETGSGEKVVNVYSSRHYDIDKQLFKDFESDTGIKVNLVDGKSDELIERMAREGDNTSADVFLTVGAENIAQLNEKDLIKDISSEKINENIPSEYRGKNWVGLTSRARIIVYNKEKVNPETIKTYNDLTKDEFKGKVLTRSSSSSYNNALLSSFIQLDGAEKAKEWAQGIVNNFARTPEGNDRDQAKAIMAGIGDVGIMNSYYIAKMISSSDAEEAKVGKEIGVLFPENTHLNLSFGAVTKNAKNEENAVALLEYLTEEKAQKAYVDENGEFALNTKVGKSELQKSWGEFTVQNLNYETLGEAKQEATLIFDQVGWK, encoded by the coding sequence ATGTTAAAAAGAAAAAAATTATTAGCCTTAACATTAACTGCTTTAGTATCTATGGGAGTTTTAGCTGGGTGTGGACAAAAAAATCAGGAAGCTAAGGGAGAAGAAACTGGATCAGGAGAGAAAGTTGTCAATGTTTATTCATCAAGACATTATGATATAGATAAGCAATTATTTAAAGATTTTGAATCTGATACAGGGATAAAAGTAAATTTAGTTGATGGAAAAAGTGATGAGCTAATTGAGAGAATGGCAAGAGAAGGAGATAATACATCTGCTGATGTATTTTTAACTGTTGGAGCAGAAAATATAGCTCAACTTAATGAGAAAGATTTAATAAAGGATATATCATCAGAAAAAATAAATGAAAATATACCTTCAGAATATAGAGGGAAAAACTGGGTTGGATTAACTTCAAGAGCAAGAATCATTGTTTATAATAAGGAAAAGGTAAATCCAGAAACAATAAAAACATATAATGATTTAACTAAGGATGAATTTAAAGGAAAAGTATTAACAAGAAGTTCAAGTTCATCATATAATAATGCTTTACTTTCATCTTTCATTCAATTAGATGGGGCTGAAAAGGCAAAAGAATGGGCTCAAGGTATTGTTAATAATTTTGCTAGAACACCAGAAGGAAATGATAGAGATCAGGCTAAAGCTATTATGGCTGGAATAGGTGATGTTGGAATAATGAACTCATACTATATTGCAAAGATGATATCTTCATCAGATGCAGAAGAAGCTAAAGTTGGTAAGGAAATAGGAGTTCTATTCCCAGAAAATACTCATTTAAATTTAAGTTTTGGAGCAGTTACAAAGAATGCTAAAAATGAAGAAAATGCAGTAGCATTATTAGAATATTTAACTGAAGAAAAAGCACAAAAAGCATATGTTGACGAAAATGGAGAGTTTGCTTTAAATACTAAAGTTGGTAAGAGTGAATTACAAAAATCATGGGGAGAATTTACAGTTCAAAATTTAAACTATGAAACTTTAGGAGAAGCAAAACAAGAGGCTACATTAATTTTTGATCAAGTAGGATGGAAATAA
- a CDS encoding ABC transporter ATP-binding protein — protein MFIEIKELYFKYPKSKNDIIDNFNMSLEKGEILSILGESGSGKSTILRIIAGLEESYKGEIKIGGKIVFSDNNFVEPEKRGVGMVFQDYALFPHMTVKKNIQFGLKGKNKEEKEKIAMDMLKLVNLVEHKDKYPYELSGGQQQRVAIARAIAPKPSVLLLDEPFSNLDADLQEKIRGEIKEILIKAGITSIFVTHDRSDAKALANKFIELKEGKIIKAASINELRC, from the coding sequence ATGTTTATTGAAATAAAAGAATTATATTTTAAATATCCTAAGTCTAAGAATGATATTATAGATAATTTTAATATGAGCTTAGAAAAGGGAGAGATATTATCTATTCTAGGTGAAAGTGGAAGCGGAAAAAGTACAATACTTAGAATAATTGCTGGTTTAGAAGAGTCATATAAAGGAGAAATTAAAATTGGTGGGAAAATAGTTTTTTCAGATAATAATTTTGTTGAGCCTGAAAAAAGAGGCGTTGGAATGGTCTTTCAAGACTATGCTTTATTTCCTCATATGACTGTGAAAAAAAACATTCAGTTTGGACTAAAGGGCAAAAATAAGGAAGAAAAAGAAAAAATAGCTATGGATATGCTTAAACTTGTTAATTTAGTGGAACATAAAGATAAATATCCTTATGAATTAAGTGGAGGACAGCAGCAAAGGGTAGCCATAGCTAGAGCTATAGCACCAAAGCCATCAGTACTTTTATTAGATGAACCTTTTTCAAACTTAGATGCAGATCTTCAAGAAAAAATAAGAGGGGAAATAAAAGAGATTCTTATAAAAGCTGGAATTACATCTATATTTGTAACTCATGATAGAAGTGATGCAAAGGCTTTAGCAAATAAATTTATAGAGTTAAAAGAAGGAAAAATAATAAAAGCAGCCTCCATTAATGAATTAAGGTGTTAG
- the gloA gene encoding lactoylglutathione lyase yields the protein MASKMLHTCIRVKDLDKSLKFYKEALGLIETRRMDYPEYKFSLVYLSDKEDGYEVELTYNYDQEKPYDLGNGFSHIAVGVEDIEAERERHISLGYEVTPMKGLSDGAATYYFVTDPDGYKVEVIKL from the coding sequence ATGGCAAGCAAAATGTTACACACATGCATAAGGGTAAAAGATTTAGATAAATCTTTAAAGTTTTATAAGGAAGCTTTAGGACTTATTGAAACAAGAAGAATGGATTATCCAGAATATAAATTTTCTTTAGTGTATCTTTCAGATAAAGAAGATGGATATGAAGTAGAATTAACTTATAACTATGATCAAGAAAAGCCATATGATTTAGGGAATGGCTTTAGTCATATAGCTGTCGGGGTAGAAGATATAGAAGCTGAAAGAGAAAGACATATTTCTTTAGGATATGAGGTTACACCTATGAAAGGTCTTTCAGATGGAGCTGCAACATATTATTTTGTAACAGATCCAGATGGCTATAAAGTAGAGGTAATTAAACTTTAG
- a CDS encoding (2Fe-2S)-binding protein has product MSNVCLCKGVSEEKIVEAVKNGALSFEEVGEKTGAGTGACCGARCKCKIEELIEENK; this is encoded by the coding sequence ATGTCAAATGTTTGTTTATGTAAAGGTGTTTCAGAAGAAAAAATAGTTGAGGCAGTAAAGAACGGAGCTCTTTCTTTTGAAGAAGTAGGAGAAAAAACAGGAGCAGGAACTGGTGCTTGTTGTGGTGCTAGATGCAAATGTAAAATCGAAGAATTAATAGAAGAAAATAAATAA
- a CDS encoding GntR family transcriptional regulator, with the protein MNIVVSNTSGVPIYEQIAKAIKNEILSGDLKENSALPSIRSLASELRVSVITTKRAYEELERDGFIYTLPGKGSYVAEQNKELLMEEKLREIEEKLGEAIDIANSIGLNFNDLVGMLKTLKEL; encoded by the coding sequence TTGAATATAGTAGTTTCAAACACTTCAGGGGTACCCATATATGAACAAATAGCTAAAGCTATAAAAAATGAGATTTTATCTGGAGATTTAAAGGAAAATTCAGCATTGCCGTCAATAAGAAGCTTAGCTTCTGAGCTTAGAGTAAGTGTAATCACAACCAAGAGAGCTTATGAAGAACTTGAAAGAGATGGTTTTATATACACTTTACCTGGTAAGGGATCTTATGTTGCAGAGCAAAATAAAGAACTTTTAATGGAAGAAAAGCTTAGAGAAATAGAAGAAAAATTAGGAGAAGCAATTGATATTGCAAATAGCATAGGACTAAATTTTAATGATTTAGTTGGAATGCTTAAAACTTTAAAGGAATTATAA
- a CDS encoding ABC transporter permease translates to MKKIKFNGWALLSTIISLMIVLPNIDIIIHLFQKPNKTWYHIKEYLLKDYIVTSIIVVFFTVLLSIIIGVTLSWLISAYDFPFRKFFRWALILPLAIPPYIGAYTYSGMVSYTGVIQRFFRNILGVELNQKYFDIMSIEGAIFIFTLFLFPYVYMVTMTFLEKQSAGLIESARILGSSAIGIFFRVIIPVSRGAIVAGSTLIALEVLSDYGVVSYLGVQTFSTAIFKSWISLGDVDSAIRLAGILMVVVFIIISSEKALRGRKKYSFTNTKVRPIKRKNLKGFNKFIVTLYVLIIFSLGFLIPVLQMIAWAIASYKNIYYSQFLSMIFNSVILASGCSLLIVIMALIVANYVRTKSGLLSKIYAKVTLIGYSIPGAVVAITMILFFVDIDNKIKGLALSTSIIMLVFAYVIRFLAIGYQNIEGGFEKIGNKFTEASRTLGYGVTKTFFKVDIHMLKPAILGAFALTFVDIIKELPLVLTLRPFNFYTLSTKVFEYANDEMIPESAIPSLIIVFVSFVAIYFLYKVADKED, encoded by the coding sequence ATGAAAAAAATTAAATTTAATGGGTGGGCACTTTTAAGTACAATCATCAGTTTGATGATTGTACTTCCTAATATAGATATAATTATTCATTTATTTCAAAAACCAAATAAAACTTGGTATCACATAAAAGAATATTTATTAAAGGATTATATAGTTACATCTATAATAGTAGTCTTTTTTACTGTTTTATTAAGCATAATAATAGGGGTAACTTTATCTTGGCTTATATCTGCCTATGATTTTCCATTTAGGAAATTTTTTAGATGGGCTTTAATACTTCCATTAGCTATACCACCATATATAGGGGCATATACATATTCAGGAATGGTTAGTTACACTGGAGTTATACAGAGATTTTTTAGAAATATTTTAGGGGTAGAATTAAATCAAAAATACTTTGATATTATGTCTATTGAGGGAGCTATTTTTATATTTACATTGTTTTTATTCCCATATGTTTATATGGTTACAATGACATTTTTAGAAAAACAATCGGCAGGATTAATAGAAAGTGCAAGAATTTTAGGAAGCAGTGCAATAGGAATATTCTTTAGAGTTATCATACCTGTAAGTAGGGGAGCTATAGTAGCAGGCTCAACCTTAATAGCTTTAGAAGTTTTAAGTGATTATGGAGTTGTATCATATTTAGGTGTACAAACATTTAGTACAGCTATATTTAAAAGTTGGATATCCTTAGGGGATGTAGATTCAGCCATAAGATTAGCAGGAATACTTATGGTAGTAGTATTTATAATTATTTCGTCAGAAAAGGCCTTAAGAGGAAGAAAAAAATATAGTTTTACTAATACAAAGGTTAGACCAATAAAGAGAAAAAATCTTAAAGGCTTTAATAAATTTATAGTTACATTATATGTTTTAATAATATTTTCACTAGGATTTCTTATACCAGTACTTCAAATGATAGCTTGGGCAATTGCTAGCTATAAAAATATCTATTATAGTCAATTTTTAAGTATGATATTTAATTCAGTAATACTTGCCTCTGGATGTAGTTTACTTATAGTTATAATGGCTTTAATAGTAGCAAACTATGTAAGAACTAAAAGTGGATTATTATCAAAAATATATGCAAAAGTAACTTTAATAGGATATTCGATTCCTGGGGCTGTAGTTGCCATAACTATGATCTTATTTTTTGTAGATATTGATAACAAAATAAAAGGATTAGCCTTAAGCACAAGTATAATAATGTTGGTATTTGCGTATGTAATAAGATTTTTAGCAATAGGATATCAAAATATAGAGGGTGGCTTTGAAAAGATAGGTAATAAATTTACTGAAGCTTCAAGAACTTTAGGATATGGGGTTACTAAAACATTCTTTAAAGTGGATATACATATGTTAAAACCTGCTATTTTAGGAGCTTTTGCTTTAACTTTTGTTGATATTATAAAGGAATTACCTTTAGTTTTAACTTTAAGACCATTTAACTTTTATACTTTATCAACAAAGGTATTTGAGTATGCTAATGATGAGATGATACCTGAGTCAGCAATACCATCTCTAATAATAGTTTTTGTTAGTTTTGTGGCTATATATTTCTTATATAAAGTTGCTGACAAGGAGGATTAG
- a CDS encoding AraC family transcriptional regulator, with amino-acid sequence MDRFDRQLELADGIETEYLRILYYTFEKNYKDTYKSYEYKRLCTIVDGEKNVRINNGENIIYDSSKYMLLPPNSSVEMKIEKPTKALVLELNEDLINTVSEKLSYELDVDLNKSILEKPFFNENNELIELTTKRIVETATKDTNNKEFLLDLYAQEITYSLLNTKGAKDIISSDFNNPINRSIQIMKGNLKNNITVSEIAYDLNMSLPSFSSKFKKAMGMTPNDYLTSLKLNEAARLLKFSSVTEVAYDLGYENISHFIKLFKKKFGLTPKQYSLKYSGEVIQIQ; translated from the coding sequence ATGGATAGATTTGATAGACAACTTGAATTGGCAGATGGTATAGAAACTGAATATTTAAGAATTCTATATTACACCTTTGAGAAGAATTACAAAGATACATATAAGTCTTATGAATATAAAAGACTATGCACTATAGTTGATGGAGAAAAAAATGTAAGAATTAATAATGGTGAGAATATCATATATGATTCATCTAAATATATGCTTCTTCCACCAAACTCAAGTGTGGAAATGAAAATTGAAAAACCTACTAAAGCCTTAGTTTTAGAATTAAATGAAGATTTAATAAATACAGTTTCAGAAAAACTATCTTATGAATTAGATGTAGATTTAAATAAATCTATATTAGAAAAACCATTTTTTAATGAAAATAATGAATTAATAGAATTGACTACTAAAAGAATTGTAGAGACTGCTACTAAAGATACAAATAATAAAGAATTTTTACTTGATTTATATGCACAAGAAATAACTTATAGCCTATTAAATACTAAGGGAGCTAAAGATATTATTTCTAGTGATTTTAATAATCCAATAAATCGTTCTATTCAGATAATGAAAGGAAATCTTAAAAATAATATAACAGTTTCAGAAATTGCTTATGACCTAAATATGTCTCTTCCAAGCTTTTCTTCAAAGTTTAAAAAAGCTATGGGAATGACTCCTAATGATTACCTTACAAGCTTAAAACTTAATGAGGCTGCAAGACTTCTTAAGTTTTCATCAGTTACAGAGGTGGCTTATGATTTAGGATATGAAAATATTTCTCACTTTATAAAATTATTTAAAAAGAAGTTTGGGTTAACACCTAAGCAATATTCCTTAAAGTATTCTGGAGAAGTCATACAAATTCAGTAG
- a CDS encoding ABC-2 transporter permease → MKNLIIKDLKNIRVIFIFYILTMTFGYSPFFIDLPKDRYDFLINSVFIYFTLLASMISVNFIIAKNTNKGAMTNKLLRSLPIDARSVVGTSFILPILIFLIFSLPNILVGMGVSFMLGEKIIVNPFNLLLTFIIFYIYASITFSMAIIYPESSVVSYLRSVPLFILIIGLALVEKFMKNINYDVSNILNSLPLVVLILAVISIFILIVFYKFSLNKFIRKEL, encoded by the coding sequence ATGAAAAATTTAATTATTAAAGACTTAAAAAATATAAGAGTAATATTTATATTTTATATCCTTACAATGACTTTTGGATATTCTCCTTTTTTTATAGACTTACCGAAAGATAGATATGATTTTTTAATAAATAGTGTTTTCATTTATTTTACCTTGTTAGCTTCAATGATTAGTGTTAATTTTATAATTGCAAAAAATACTAATAAAGGAGCAATGACAAATAAATTATTAAGATCACTGCCAATTGATGCAAGAAGTGTAGTAGGCACATCTTTTATATTACCTATATTAATTTTTTTAATATTTTCTTTACCAAATATATTAGTAGGTATGGGTGTAAGTTTTATGTTAGGAGAAAAAATCATTGTAAATCCATTTAATTTACTTTTAACATTTATAATTTTCTATATATATGCATCAATAACATTTAGTATGGCAATTATATACCCAGAGAGCAGTGTAGTATCTTATTTAAGAAGCGTTCCATTATTTATATTAATAATCGGTCTTGCTTTAGTAGAAAAATTTATGAAAAATATAAATTATGATGTTTCAAATATTTTAAATTCATTACCTCTTGTGGTACTTATATTAGCAGTAATATCAATATTTATATTAATTGTTTTTTACAAGTTTTCCTTAAATAAATTTATAAGAAAAGAATTATAA